Genomic segment of Hydra vulgaris chromosome 11, alternate assembly HydraT2T_AEP:
tgttgtttttgcaaaacttaaTATCTTTTCAAGgattttaagttacatttattacaTATCTACTGCTGTTCTTGTTTAGATTAGTATCAATGAACATATTATTGTACTTGAATCAGTTATTTCAGAAACCCCGTTAACCAAATGTTTTTTGAGGCGCAACGCTTAGGGTTATGTTAGAGTTCAAGACTTCtgttttgtttaacaatctaaaatcaaagattattttttaaagatttttttttacgcaTTAAAATGGCCAGAACATTTTAATTGTATtcataaagtaaaatttttacacTAATTGTATATGATTTATGTGATTAGAGAGTAGAGCGAATCATTGCCTGGTTTTTTTCGTGGAGTGGGAGGGCACTGTTGCATTTCGTCCTTTATCTACAAATGCGACGATCAGATCTGAAATAACTTGTTTATAATGCAAAAGGGTTTaacaaatgtatttaatatttttttttttttattaagtttattttattaaatttatattaagcttatttttaaagtttttattcaaagtttctttacttttttattaagaagaaaaaaaaatgtctttgtgGCACATTCCTGTTCATAAACATTTTACTTCCTACCCATCTTTGGAAGATATAATGGAAACTACTTTTCCTCCCCTAAGATATTATCCATTATTTAATGTTGGAGCGGGCGCTCTTACGAAAAAGACTTTTAACAAGGAAAACGGATTCGTTGTAAATCTTAATGTAAAGCACTACAAGCCAGAGGAAGTAACTCTAAAAGTAGAAGGtatttaaatctaaaactatttaatacaaaTGTGAAAAGTTATAATGTTGCATCAAAATCCATTTTGGATCTTCCgttatttatttgctatttgtttgtttattttatgttactcTTACCATAATAATTGTTATAAGAACTGAGAGATTATGATTATGAGAGATTATACCTAACTTGAGAATGTTGTCAAGTTATGCGTAACTTGAGAATGTTGTCAGCATTTTTAACTGTTGTTACAAAACAACAGTTAAAAATGCTGCTTTCAAAGAAAGTAATATGAAATCAAATAGCTTTTATAAATTAGCACTtgctatttatatatacttaaatacgTATTTCATCCATTTACTTAAATACGTATTTCATCCCATTATTGTTCTGTTCTCATTTTTATTTCTCGATGTTTAGGACAAACTCTTGAAGTAAGTGGAAAGCATCGTAACGAAAATGAAAATGGATTTGATTGCAGTGAATTCCATCGAAAATATACTATCCCAGATGACGTAGATCTTACGGCTCTTACTTCAAACATTAGTCAAGATGGTATTTTGCATATAGAAGCTCCTAAAAAGCTACATATAACGTCTGGTTCTGGAGAATCAACAAAAGAGACATTTAAATGCACTTTAGATGTAAAAGGTTTCAAGCCAGAAGAAATTTCGATTCAAGTAAAAGGTAGAGATTTAATTGTTCATGGTGAAACTAAAACTGAAAACAGTGGCGAACACGGTTTGAGTTTCCACCACAAGCAGTTTACCAGAAACATCTCTTTACCAGATGATGTCGATCTGTCTCAATTAAGTTCTCGCTATACTAAAGACTTTAAGTTAGCAATAGAAGCCCCGCGAAGTCAAGTTCAGGCTCCACTCCAACTTGAAATCAAAATggaagaataaacttttttcaatcgtttttgttaaaaagatttttataaattgtaaaatgtaattatattctttttatatttttttgcattttaatagATGCTGTAAAttgtttgtaatttatttaaataaacgctgtaaattattaacttatttctatTTATTGACGAGTATTGTTGCACTGCCCTGTCACGGCAAAAGTAAGCAAGCCCACTTTTGGCTTAAAATAAGAGTAGTTGTCTGTTGAAATGCAGGAAGCGAGTCCCACatgatataatataaatatatatacatataaatagtTTGGTTTTACTCTGCATAGTTTCTACGTATAACCAATAGCAACAGAAATCATGTTCCAGCACTAATAGCAAAAAATAAGGCTAAAAAGAAAATGTCGTTTAGtcgaaattttttgaaaaattgcgtTTCTCGGTCTCTCGGTGGGGCAGTATACTTGGACATATAACTTATGCTCTTATGTTCTTACATATATCGTTTTCTAAAACATGctctatatttaattaatagaaTGTATGCGAAATTATTGACTAAAACATACAGAATGTATTAATGGTCGAGTTAGATCTGAATAACGAAATCTCACGTTTTAATACCGCGTAGATTTAGTAAACTTGTTAAAAGCGTAGgttttaattagttttcaaGTATACTTGCTTAACAGGTGAGCTACACTCAGAACAGCGTGAGAACTCCTCAAATTAATCTTTCATAATgccaaaatgtataaatataaaaaatttaaggtcGTTAGATGTCTGTTTGTTTTTAGCTGAACTGCCAATATAATTAACTGCTTTGTTCAACTTTTTAGCACTTGTACTATTAGTACTACTAAACATATTTGAATAAGAAGCACTTTCAGGTGAAATGCTTTGTTGATCAGACATTTTATGTTGATTtccatgaaaataatttttttttattcttttgctattttttttatttcacatttaagaataaagcaataaaatgtgaaaaataaatgcaataagttcaataaaataatcataacaaGCTGTTATTGATACACTGTTATAAATTCACTTCCTTCTTActatacaatttaatttaatattattaatggaATTAACGTATTTGCAAAGTTGATATAAAGCAAAGGAGATATTGTTTGATGAAATTTATGGAAAGTTAGcctaaaaaaaagcattgttcATTGTTGCTATGCGGTCGCTGAGGGCTTCTTTTTGAGATCATATTACCAAATTAACATTTTCTGTcactaaattacttaaaaacatagtaaaactatacatttttgaaatctacaataattctatttttcaaatttagaaaaaaaaaatttgaaaattttgaaatttatcgGGCTAGTACCACCTTAAGCAAGTTTTTTATACACAAATTAAACCAAATTTGGCAAAGTTAAGATAATGAAGCTTTTTCGTTATTTAtcataactttttgtttcaaacaattttaatacaaatttctGAGCAGtttacataaaactttaacaaatgaTTCCAAacctcttttaaataaagtttttttctcaaaGTTGCTCGATTAATACGTATCATGATggtatatcaaaaataaaagcatCACCGATGCACGTGTGGGGATATAGGGTAGGGTGGGGCAAGATGCCCCCCTTAACAAACTTTAGCGTATAtaacaaatacttttacattttcttgtaatttttctttttaatatcaaagtCTACTTATAAGAGAAGACATTGGTAAGATAAAATAACTACTTTATTACTGgtgataaactttaaaattaaaaaaactaataattgtGCAAGGAGACATCTTGCCCCAGCCGTGGGGCAAGATGCTCCAAAGAGTGCATCTTGCCCCAAACCTTTTaacagttgttaaaaataactatcagttaaaaaaaaagctattaatagttctttattaaaactctttacattttattaaaataaatgaaatataaacacTGCAATTATTCTATGCAATTGTCTTGaagataaataactttttttaatttttatcactaACATAAATGTTCAAATAACATATACATGATTATGATTCACAGTAGTAGCATAAGTCTGAATCATCTGGACCACATGAAAAGTGGTACCATGATGTACATTTACTACATTGTGTCCAATCATCAAATGGTGGCACATTGTATGGACAAGAGCATATGGTGCATAGAGTTGTA
This window contains:
- the LOC124813591 gene encoding alpha-crystallin A chain-like isoform X2, producing the protein MSLWHIPVHKHFTSYPSLEDIMETTFPPLRYYPLFNVGAGALTKKTFNKENGFVVNLNVKHYKPEEVTLKVEGQTLEVSGKHRNENENGFDCSEFHRKYTIPDDVDLTALTSNISQDGILHIEAPKKLHITSGSGESTKETFKCTLDVKGFKPEEISIQVKGRDLIVHGETKTENSGEHGLSFHHKQFTRNISLPDDVDLSQLSSRYTKDFKLAIEAPRSQVQAPLQLEIKMEE